The genomic interval ctctgggcttttctattctttgtggtgccccttctgttatggcaactgctgtatttgtttttagaatcttcatgggtccatcagttataacataccacatgtcatcatcttgtgcagctaaatgagcctgcattctgattttccaatcatcaaattcttctctggagaacataataattttgttgaatgaagtcatgctagcaaatttatagatcaaaagtattcaagaacaagattcaaccgctctgatccacttgataggatcgattaacgcagtgtttagaagggggggttgaataaacactcacaattaaaactgatcttttcgaattttgagttcagtttggtgacaaactgattctcggaatcttgttggtcaatgacaatcagttaaactaaagtagttgcggaaagtaactgactgaaagatagaatacaaaactgaaataaaacgcacaagagttgtttctggatgttcggagatttcaattactcctacgtcaccccttctatctcaaggataggatttccactaaaagactttgatcaaatacaagatttgtactgacccacttcagtttgaatttatcactgccaaaagctgaaactcttagtattacaaaatattctaagtgcgtaactgatcttagcactatcgaaattgataattattacaaaatgctagtgagctcaaattgtagccttgactaCTACGAATAAACCAAGTAAGAGTGAAATAAGATTTTGGCAGAGTAACAACAAGTTTTAAATAGTGTGATCTTGTTatttcttcagctgttcttctgtcatatttataagcttcccttccaacggtaacttgagatatttttgaatatttgtatctgttgattgccacttcattattccttgggcattgtttatttcatttattgtaatgcggtgtcaatgcgttgttctaagctgCGGCGTTTCATATTCAGTCGCAGTTttctatgtctctttgtcggttgaatgttctttcccgagacataaGCATACAGCTGAATGTATCAACTGATCGGtttctaactgatcagttttctttaTTAGATCAGCTGATTTGTTGAGTTCAGTTTGCTcgttcagttgctgagttcagttttgtagtgacccgttccagaatcacctactaatcagaacttaagcatgcaaaattaacatttaaaactgaatcaggtaaacagcggaaaaacagtaatacaacccaatcgaatctgtaagtacaaaatacttaaacaaccagatcgaactaaataccaagaacaaataccaacaactacaggtcaacctctgccagctccctgtccactgcctcctggaccgtctaacctgagacctgccccatcgaatagggtttccaaaacagagataaaccgaggacgtgagcataaaacgctcagcaccgaaagcatgagtatacaagactatgacatgcatgtatgcaaaatgtactggataccaggatctgggtataacgaaatactgctcaggtaaatgacgtcaaggtatgtagcactctgcgccgtcgcaccaggaggtggctcccataccaaatgaacctgtggatataccggtgacctgaccaccgtcggccaacggggtccaaccatccacaacaaatgagggctgagcaccctctcaacaggctatctcaaagataatcaagctcaacatgattatgcaaatgccgcataataaaccatgcatcatatgacagataataatgcaacatataaacatgcaacacatagtaaagcatactcaatcctgctatctcggatagtactttcgtacctcaaaccagtagatcctagcaatcagccctagaatcaagcctacaatccaagtgataccatatcactaaaccacatctaaaagtcttaactagactaatagatactcccaaatctcaaagggaacccagaactatacctgcgtccgtagtcagcccactgatgccgctagcccccaactagagcacagctccgctacaaaaccagtagctccccgctagtgcccgaacctcgggaaaagactagaaacccatcagaaacgactaaaacgctctggaactctcggaattgacgagtgaaaagtgaagcctcgcgcttctatttatagacaacgatcggacgatccgatccacttcggacgctccgatccggtacacttcggacgatccgatccacttcggacgatccgaacattgcatgtcttccacgtgtccagccacctgtcttcggacgatccgaaccctgatcggacgatccgaactctgacatgacatgactcgtctgactccgaacagaacggtccatccgaacccacttcggacgatccgaaccaacttcggacgatccgaacccggttcggtccttccgatcccaccgaaatacaattaatccaataattaactcaaattaggcatcgggatactacaagtttactcgatcagttggtttgtaatttcagttggttcgtattttgtcaaacgccggaatttagtttcctaacaaaactGATTTTGGCCTCTCCAATACGCAGTAAACCTAGGTGAAGACCAAAAAAGGTTTCCAATAGAAAACTGATTAATGCCCTCAACTCACGGTCTCACGGCCAGCGGGTTGCACACACACAAAGAATTGTGGCCCCTTACTGTCACAAGAACAAACGAGAGAGAAAGGAACACAAAACAGAGAGAACACCGAAGACACTCAGTCATCGAAGGAATACGCACACGAAGCAAAGTCTCATTTTCTCTCTTCTCTCAAAATCGGCTGCTCACTCTTTTCTGCTGAGAAAGAAGCGATCAAAAGGCGGCCTTTTATTAACAGAAAAGGGGGAAGCTAATTTAAGCCCTACAGCCCAGATGCAAGAGAAAAGGTTGGAAGGAGAAAAGGGTTATGGTAATGGGTTGGAGAAAAATTGGGCCAAAACCCAACATTTCTCCACCTGTTTCCCAACACCGGTTCAACTGGTCAGGAGAGTCGCCTACAGCCATCATCATTGCCCCACTTGCAGAAAACACAAAGTTAGTAGTACCAATATGTAGCAAACACTAAGTAAGCTACACTACAGAACAGAAACAGAACACATCAATCAGAAGtatcaaagtttaaaatttttagacaAGATATAAATTTTTCAGTTGATAAACACTTAGTTCCCATGTCAGCAGTATTAAATTGAGAAGAGATTTTTTCAAGATAGACTTCGCCTTTTGCAACCACATCACGAATGTAGTGGAATTtaacatcaatatgtttagttctatcATGAAAAACATGATTCTTATACAGTTGTATACCAGACTGGCTATCAAAAAATACTACAACTTCACCTTCAAGAAAACCAATGTCAGAAATAAGACCTGTCAACCAAATAGATTCTTTTAAAGCTTCAGTGACAGCAACATACTCAGATTCAGTGGTTGAAAGAGCAACAATGTGTTGTAATTGAGATTTCcagataatacaagcaccacaCAATGTAAACACATAAGAAGTTGTTGATTTTCTATTGTCCCTATCATTTGCATAGTTAGAATCCACATATCCAACCAATTTAACACCAACATCAGATTTTGAACATTTTAAACCATACTTTACAGAACTAGTCAGATATCTCAAAAGCCATTTGACAGCTTGCCAATGGTAAACACCAGGATTAGACATATACTGACTCAAACAACTCACATAATAAGCAATATCAGGCCTTGTGCTAACCATTAAATACATGACAGAAACTATAGCATTTGAATGTGACACATTCTTCATgtttttaacatcaaaatcagttttagGAGATTGCTCTTTACTTAGAACAAAATGACCAGCTAAAGGAACATGACTGGTTTTGCATTTGACATAGAAAATTTACTCAAAACTTTCTTAACATAAGTATCTTGATTCAATAAAATGACAGAACGTTTTCTATCCCTGTAAATGTTCATGCCAATAATACGTTTAGCATCTCCTAGGAATTTCATATCAAGTTTAGCACTCAAGCAATTTTTGACATGATCAATAGTTTTCACACAAGGACTAATCAAaagcatatcatccacatagaTAAGTAAGAAAACATGAACTTTAGCATTGTGTTTGAAATACAATAAATGATCATAATTACTTCTAGTAAAATCTTTAGAGAGCATGCATTCATCAAACTTTTTGTTCAATTGCCTAGGAGATTGCTTCAATCCATACAAAGATTTCTTTAACAAACAAACATGATCAGAATACTTAGAATCAACAAAACCATCGGGTTgcctcataaattttttttcatcaAGTTCACCATGTAAAAATGCAGTTTTAACATCTAATTGTTTCAACTCCCAATCAAACTGAGCAACAAGGGCAAGCATAATTCTCACAGTAGTAAACTTTACGACATGAGCAAATATTTCAGTATAGTCTATCCCTTCCTTTTGAGTAAATCCCTTAGCCACTAACCTAGCTTTAAATCTGACAGATTCACATTCATTCTTGACCTTAAATAACCACTTACAGTCCACAACAGAACAATTTTCAAGTTTAGGTACAAGAATCCAAGTGTTGTTAACATGCAGTGAATTAATTTCTTCATTCATCGCATTTATCCATTGCACAgagttttcagattttaaagctTCTTCATATGACTTTGGTTCAACATTATCAATTGACTCAAACACACTAAATGCATGAGAAGTCATATGAAAATCATCAAAATGTTGTGGCTGCCTAATATTTCTTTTAGGTCTATTCCTAGCCAATTGATAATCACTCAAATCACTAAGATCAATTTCAGGCatattttcaacaatttcttcATGTGCATCAATATCAACTTGATTATCAAAAACAGTTTCAGGCAAATTTTCAGGTAAATCATTCACATTAGGAGCATTCTGCACATTTTCAGAATCATGACATGGACCAAGTAAATGCTCCACCTTGTTTGGAGCAGTGGCAGGTTCAGGAGTAGGTAAAGGAACAGATAAACAGGGAAATTCAGAGTCATTGAAAACAACATCCCTACTGATTAACACTTTAAAACCAGGTTGGTCCTTTACCCATAATCTATAACCCTTAACCCCATCAAGATAGCCAAGAAAAACACATTTCACAGACCTAGGTTCAAGTTTGTCATTTTTCTGATGCACAAAAGCAGAACAACCAAAAACTTTCAAGTTTGAAATATTAATTTGCGTACCAGACTTCAAAGGCACATAAGGATACCTATTTATCAATAAGCAGCAGTACAAACAGCTTCACCCCAGAACTTTTTTGAAAGACCAGAACTTGCAAGCATACACCTCACCCTTTCAAGTAAAGTTCTATTCATAcgctcagctacaccattttgctgaggcgTATAAGGGACTGTCCTATGTCTTTGAATACCAGATTCAACAAATTGTCAAACGATCGATTACAAAATTCAAGACCATTATCAGTTCttagaattttaattttcttacCTGTTTGATTTTTAATCAAGTTTTTCCAGTTTTTAAACTTCTCAAACACATCGGATTTGTTTTTCATTAAAAACACCCaaacttttcttgaaaaatcatcaataaaagaTAGAAAATACTCATTTCCACCATGCGTTGGCACACTAGTAGGACCCCACACATCAGCATGCAAATACTCAAGTATTTCAGAAGTGACAGAGTGTTTGGGAATAGGGAAACTCGGAAACTTAACTCTGTACTGTTTACCAGGAacacaagaatcacaaaatggCATACAAGACAATTTATCACTACCAAAATAACCATCTTTGTGCAAAATTTCAAGACCTTTAGAACTCATGTGACCTAATCTTTTGTGCCACAAATCAGTTTTGTCACTTAAGACAACATTCATAGAATTTTGCACACAAGGTTCAGATTCAGCATGACAAACATACAAGTTTCTCTTTTTGGCAGCTTTGAAAATCACTAAAGACCCTTTCATAATTTTCATAACCCCATTTCCTCACCTACCCTGTAAACCATCATCTTCTAATACAGcacaagaaataaaattatgacaTAAATCGAGAACATGCCTCACATTTTTCAAAGTTAACACataaccaaaatcaaatttcaGCGATACATCACCAAGACCAACAACTTGACACAAATTTTCATTTACCATAGAAAAGACCCATGCTTCACTTCTTTATAATTAGAAAACAGATTTTTAAATGGGGACATGTGGAAAGTGCACGCAGAATCAACTAGCCATTCATTCTCACACAAAGAACTTGAATGCACAAAATTCACCATAGACATATCACAAACCTCAGTCACAATAAAAATATCACCCATGTTTTCACTACCAGAAGCCATATTAGCATGGTCATCATaccgatttttaaaatttttgttttggttTTGGTTTTGCTTAGGCCTAGAACACTCTGTAATGTAATGACCAGTTTCACCACAATTATAGCATTTTTTATTCTTGGGCTTCGACTTGGACCTTGATTTACTCTTATCTCTATTTTTAACGAACGCTTGGTTATGGTTGTTTGAAggtttttgattttgaaatctaTGTTGAGATCTTCCTCTAACAAACATAACCTCACCAGAATTATTACCGCCTTCATTGGTTTTTAAATCTATCTCTTTGCTTTTCAGGCCGTTCACAACAGTTTCTAAACTTACCAGATCTCTACCATACTTAATAGCAGATTTAACATCACTGTAAGAATCAGGTATGACATTTAAAAGAACAATAGGGGTGTAATCATCGATATTCTTATCTCTTGTTTGCTTAATATCTTGAACTAATTTGGTAAACACATCAAGGTTTTCATCAATGTCCTTGTTTAAATCAAGTTTGAAGcgaaaaaatttctcaagcaaaAACAATTTTCTGGGCAACGAAGTTTCAGTATAAAGTTATTCTAATTTTTCGCAAAGTTCCTTAGCCGATTTCAGTTTACCAACTTTTCTTAACACAGAGTCAGACAAGTTCAAAATTATAGACGAATAAACAAACTCATCGATTTCAGCCCTTTTTTCAGGAGTTTCAGCAGCAGAATATGACAAGTCTATCGCTTTGAAAACTCTTTGTTGTACCAAAATACCTTTCATTTTCTACTGCCATATTGAAAAATCTGTTTTTCTGTTAAAATGTTCGAGATGATATCTAGTCATAGCCATTTTCAAAAAACCTCAACAGTTAATCAAAAACAACAAATTTTcacacaaaaaaatttaatcacACAAGATCAAAACGAACACGAAGCAACTTTTAGCCACAAAAATGGAAACACAACAAGCACATAAAACCTAGAGTTCTACCAGCAGCAAATCACAGCACATAAATCCGCGGCAAGCAGTTACGCTACTAAATACAGTAAAAGAGGTTCCAGCCAATATACCAGAGCGAAACCCTAAGTAAGAGTTTCAAATTCCGACGAACCAATGGCGACGGCACGGTGGGCAGCAAGGCGGGCAGCAACCAATGGCTCCTATACCACTGTTAGGTGCACATCAGTCGGTGATGCTGTACCTTGCTTTAGGCTGGCCAACCTGCAACTTTTAGCCACAAAAATAACCAGTATAATATGATATGTTAGGATAAAAACGAGGCTCAGACAAACTGATTTTGGTCTCTCCAATACGCAGTAAACCTAGGTGAAGACCACCAAAGGTTTCCAATAGAAAACTGATTAATGCCCTCAACTCACGCTCTCACGGCCAGCGGGTTGCACACACACAGAGAATTGTGGCCCCTTACTGTCACAAGAACAAACGAGAGAGAAAGGAACACAAAACAGAGAGAACACCGAAGACACTCAGTCATCGAAGGAAGACGCACACGAAGCAAAGTCTCATGTTCACTCTTCTCTCAAAATCGGCTGCTCACTCTTTTCTGCTGAGAAAGAAGCGATCAAAAGGCGGCCTTTTATTAACAGAAAGGGGGGAAGCTAATTTAAGCCCTACAGCCCAGATGCAAGAGAAAGGGTTGGAAGGAGAAAAGGGTTATGGTAATGGGCTGGAGAAAATTGGGCCAAAACCAACAAACAACTTCAAGCGGAGATTTTCGCTAGCTTGAGAAATCCTTGAAGGTTTTCCCTGTTGCTTCTCATGTCCAGGCATCTTGGATTGGCTAGCATACAATGATTGAGCCAACTCCTTAATACAACCCACCGCAATAGTCATAATGTTAGCCAGTTCCTCGAGCTTCTTGCTAATGTTAGTATTAACTAGTGTTTTTGGCCCTTTTTTCGTCTTTAACTTTTCCATTTGTGTATAGATCTCCCACTAGATTCATCTTGATCCTCAGTCTCATGGAGTTCCTCCCTTGGGCCTTGGTTCTTGACGGCATGGTCTGTGTGCCAAAACTATTTACACGGAAAAGTTTGTGCGGGCATGCTAAAAACGTGAAATTTAACTTCCAAAGACAATCAAATTGAATCCCCGAATCAACAGTTAGTTTTGATTCCCTCGGTTAGGCGCCAAAACTAGGAAATTGATTTAAGAAATTGGAGTGGAAAATTCATAAATGACAACAACCTCTCTTTAAATTACAAATTTACATATCCGGAATTTCAAGAAATACAAGTCCAGTGACACAAACGGCTGATTCAAGTAATTCAAAGAAATCCACCTTCTCACAAATGGAGAAGCTCAACCTCTGAGCCTAAAGTAAGGCATGGCTTCCGTTTGCATTTGGTGGATAATAGAAGCGATCACCAAATGGATTTGGATTCCCCATCTGTGGTATTTGTTGCTGATAATATTGACTCGCATATGGATTATACGGGACCATCATCATATGCTGTTGTTGATGATGATGGAATATCATATGCTGCtgttgatgatgatgatgatgatgctgCTGCTGATGAAACATCGTCTGCTGATCATGCAAGTTTCTCGTTGGGACAACATTGTTCGACATGGCAAACGGGTCGTGCAGACCGAATGGATTTTGTGGTGAAATTTCGTACCCTTGGCTCCTGCTGTATCCTGCACTATGCATCTGTATTTGTCTCCGGGAAGCTTCATCTTCGTACAGGCTATCGAGTAAGAGCTTGTTGAATCCTCCGGCCTGGTGAATATTGGTTTCAAGTGTCATGACTTGGATGTGGTAGTATAAATTATCGGATGGAATTCATACTTTGGATATGAAAACAAACCATGTTAGTTTCCTGAGCTGGGTTTTGATTTGTGCTGCTTGGTGCTGTAACTAGAGCCAATTCCCACCCAGAATTCTTCCCAGAGTTGGCCAATGAATTATTAGTTGAGTCGCCTGCGAAAATGACTAATCAACTGCTAAATCTTCgtaaaatttaattcaaaacATTCAAATGCAGCAGAGAAAAACGACCTTGCTGAACAATGGCAAGGGCTAATGCATTGCTTTGGTCAAATACAGCCTTCGGTTTCTCCTCATTTAATCCCTGTGGACGATATTGCTTCCCACAGTTATTTCTCTTAGTATCCTTGATATGAGAACATAGAAGAGGAAAATTACCAGAAGATCAACAGGTTCTTCAACTGATGTTTTCGGCTggatttctttttctttaatgGGATCAAGTTTCTCTGGTGTTTCAATCTTGTTTTCCTTGTTTTCAACTTGTTCATTGGCCTCTCTCTGAGCCGGGTTTTCGGGTTTTTTATGCACTTCTTCTGTTTTTTGTTGCTCCTGAAACGTCAAGAAAACGAGATGTTACCTCACATCCTGAAACGAACACCCCTAGGACAAGTGGAGTGATTTCTTACCAGCAATTTATTTGACAGCACAGGACCTGTCTGAGATGCTTCCTTTACATAATCCTCCATTGTTGCAAGAAATGACGGTGGAGGCTGTGGACTTCT from Primulina eburnea isolate SZY01 chromosome 17, ASM2296580v1, whole genome shotgun sequence carries:
- the LOC140817827 gene encoding secreted RxLR effector protein 161-like → MKNVSHSNAIVSVMYLMVSTRPDIAYYVSCLSQYMSNPGVYHWQAVKWLLRYLTSSVKYGLKCSKSDVGVKLVGYVDSNYANDRDNRKSTTSYVFTLCGACIIWKSQLQHIVALSTTESEYVAVTEALKESIWLTGLISDIGFLEGEVVVFFDSQSGLKLASPFSVNKRPPFDRFFLSRKE